Proteins from one Ipomoea triloba cultivar NCNSP0323 chromosome 1, ASM357664v1 genomic window:
- the LOC116030399 gene encoding E3 ubiquitin-protein ligase At1g63170, translating to MERPENHSNSEHTIDITSSSEVSSSGISHDRSVNDFQQQQTEDQPSTSVTIPVYQRAFSSTTGSNTRNSSFVRRGNGRSRHRSPLNSGLWISVELVLTVSQIIAAIVVLSLSRNEHPRTPLFAWIVGYASGCVVILPLLYWRYRYRNQSSEQDSQQQQNSSRGDLSAGPPSSSRTSEGEGRRTTATSSRWGQSGGLPNARLKALVEYFKMALDCFFAVWFVVGNVWIFGGHSSSSEAPNMYRLCIVFLTFSCIGYAMPFILCATICCCLPCIISILGFREDLSQNRGATPESINSLPTYKFKVKKNKSKENGGAASEGGIVAAGTEKERMISGEDAVCCICLAKYVNNDELRELPCSHFFHKDCVDKWLKINNTCPLCKAEVGETLLGSLTEATANLHASSVF from the exons ATGGAGCGACCAGAGAATCATAGCAATAGTGAGCACACAATTGATATTACAAGCAGCAGTGAAGTGTCATCATCAGGCATATCACATGATCGTTCGGTGAATGATTTCCAGCAGCAACAAACTGAGGATCAGCCTTCAACTAGTGTGACAATACCTGTTTATCAACGTGCTTTTTCTTCTACTACTGGATCAAACACAAGGAACTCATCATTTGTTCGAAGAGGAAATGGACGCAGTCGCCATAGAAGTCCTTTGAATTCTGGGCTTTGGATTTCTGTAGAATTGGTTTTAACAGTGAGCCAAATTATTGCAGCTATTGTTGTTTTGTCATTATCAAGGAATGAGCACCCACGAACTCCACTGTTTGCTTGGATTGTGGGTTATGCATCTGGATGTGTAGTTATCCTTCCTCTTCTTTATTGGCGCTATCGTTACAGAAATCAGAGTTCTGAACAGGATTCTCAACAGCAACAGAATTCTTCCCGTGGTGATCTTTCAGCTGGACCTCCTtcaagttcgaggacttcagaAGGTGAAGGTCGGAGAACAACTGCTACATCCTCTAGATGGGGTCAGAGTGGTGGATTACCAAATGCAAG GCTAAAGGCACTAGTTGAATACTTCAAAATGGCTCTGGATTGCTTTTTTGCTGTGTGGTTTGTGGTGGGCAATGTGTGGATATTTGGAGGGCATTCTTCCTCTTCTGAGGCTCCAAACATGTACAG GTTGTGCATAGTGTTTCTAACGTTTAGCTGCATTGGCTATGCAATGCCATTTATTCTGTGTGCAACAATCTGCTGCTGCCTCCCTTGCATAATTTCTATCCTAGGCTTCAGAGAAGATCTGTCGCAAAACAGAGGAGCCACACCAGAATCTATCAATTCTCTGCCTACCTATAAATTCAAggtaaagaaaaacaaaagcaaagagAATGGAGGAGCTGCAAGTGAAGGTGGGATAGTAGCAGCAGGAACAGAAAAGGAGCGCATGATATCTGGTGAAGATGCG gTCTGCTGCATTTGCTTAGCAAAGTATGTGAACAATGACGAGCTCAGGGAATTGCCCTGTTCTCATTTCTTTCACAAGGATTGCGTAGATAAATGGCTGAAGATCAATAACACTTGTCCACTCTGCAAAGCCGAGGTTGGGGAGACCCTTTTGGGTTCACTTACGGAAGCAACTGCCAATTTGCATGCCAGCTCTGTGTTTTAG
- the LOC116002343 gene encoding pentatricopeptide repeat-containing protein At5g11310, mitochondrial — protein sequence MKGFCFASHRIRRCFFSIPSLLLQTPTPCATYKLLSTQSWLFNPGKPLMKWPFAPPPQPPQLRPPPPPPPPPQPQNPNGFTTIRDLLRDPSLSPGPSLEQALDRVGIELDEALFLHIFSHFDSSHKPLLALFLWAEKQPWYSFSVAVFNAMINALGKGRDFDTAWSLIRDRISSPDAGPNLDTFTIMVRRYARAGMNSAAIRTFEFSSTLDFIRSLDSANTLFEILLDSLCKEGHVRVASEYFERQKGRDPSWIPSTRIYNILLNGWFRSRKLKKAEGLWVEMRKENIMPSVVTYGTLVEGYCRMRRVEIAMELISDMSKEGIQPNAIVYNPIIDALGEAGRFKEALGMMERLTVVESGPTISTYNSLVKGFCKAGDLLGASKILKMMINRGFTPTPTTYNYFFRYFSKFGRIEEGLNLYTKMIESGYEPDRLTYHLLVKMLCEEEKLELAMRVIREMRARGWDLDLATSSMLIHLLCKMHRLDEAIKEFEDMIRRGIVPQYLTYQRMIDNLKKEGMNEKVKKLCDMMASLPHSKKLPNTYTEVGDSSPVRRKSIIQKAEAMSETLKTCANPRKLAKRRHQLQNAMPSANPSIDSIKSRVN from the exons ATGAAGGGCTTTTGCTTTGCATCACATCGGATTCGCCGTTGCTTTTTCTCCATACCATCTCTCCTCCTCCAAACCCCCACCCCCTGCGCCACCTATAAACTCCTCTCCACCCAATCATGGCTCTTCAACCCTGGAAAGCCCCTGATGAAATGGCCTTTTGCGCCTCCACCACAGCCCCCCCAACTtcgtcccccccccccccccccccccccgccccaACCCCAAAACCCTAACGGTTTTACCACAATCCGTGACCTCCTTAGAGACCCTAGCCTTTCTCCCGGTCCCTCCCTCGAACAGGCATTGGACCGGGTCGGAATCGAGCTCGATGAGGCGCTTTTCCTTCATATTTTCAGCCACTTCGATTCTTCTCACAAACCCCTTTTGGCCCTCTTTCTCTGGGCGGAGAAGCAGCCCTGGTACAGTTTCTCCGTGGCCGTCTTTAATGCGATGATTAATGCACTTGGAAAAGGCAGGGACTTCGATACTGCTTGGTCTTTGATTCGTGATCGGATTAGTTCCCCTGATGCAGGGCCCAATTTAGACACATTCACAATTATGGTTAGACGGTATGCTCGTGCAG GTATGAACTCTGCAGCCATTAGAACATTTGAATTCTCATCAACTCTTGATTTTATTCGCTCCTTGGATTCAGCAAACACATTATTTGAGATCCTATTAGATTCTTTGTGCAAAGAAGGGCATGTTAGGGTAGCTTCTGAATATTTTGAGAGGCAAAAGGGTCGAGACCCCAGTTGGATTCCATCTACAAGAATTTATAATATTCTGCTGAATGGATGGTTCCGGTCTAGAAAGCTGAAGAAGGCTGAAGGGCTTTGGGTGGAGATGAGAAAGGAAAACATTATGCCTAGTGTTGTAACTTATGGTACCCTTGTCGAAGGATATTGCCGTATGCGCAGAGTAGAGATTGCAATGGAGCTGATAAGTGACATGAGCAAGGAAGGAATTCAGCCAAATGCTATTGTCTATAATCCAATTATTGATGCATTAGGAGAAGCGGGGAGGTTCAAGGAGGCCTTGGGAATGATGGAACGCTTAACAGTAGTGGAATCTGGTCCCACTATTTCTACTTACAATTCACTAGTGAAGGGTTTCTGCAAGGCTGGGGATCTCTTAGGGGCCAGTAAGATTCTTAAGATGATGATCAATAGAGGTTTTACACCAACTCCCACAACTTACAATTACTTCTTTAGGTACTTTTCAAAGTTTGGGAGGATTGAAGAAGGCTTAAACCTTTATACCAAGATGATTGAATCTGGATATGAACCTGATCGGCTTACTTACCATCTATTGGTAAAGATGCTATGTGAAGAAGAAAAGCTGGAACTAGCAATGCGGGTTATCAGAGAAATGAGGGCTAGGGGGTGGGATTTGGACTTAGCTACAAGCAGTATGCTTATACATTTACTCTGCAAAATGCATCGATTAGATGAGGCTATTAAAGAGTTTGAAGACATGATTCGGAGAGGGATTGTACCTCAATACCTTACATATCAGAGAATGATTGATAATCTAAAGAAAGAGGGAATGAATGAAAAGGTAAAGAAACTTTGTGATATGATGGCCTCTTTGCCACATTCGAAAAAGTTGCCCAACACATACACTGAAGTTGGAGATAGTTCACCTGTAAGAAGAAAATCTATAATTCAGAAAGCTGAAGCAATGTCTGAAACCTTAAAAACTTGTGCAAACCCAAGAAAGCTTGCAAAACGTAGACATCAACTTCAGAATGCTATGCCAAGTGCAAACCCGTCTATAGACAGCATCAAAAGTAGAGTTAACTGA